The Anaerolineae bacterium DNA window CTCCGCCGGCATTACCCGGATCAGGTGCTACGGGTCGAGGGCTTCCAGCCCTCCTCTCAGCCCGGTCTCACCGAGCTCCCCGTGCAAGGCGGTATGTTGCGTTGCTGCCCTCATTATACAGTTCTGGGGAGGGTATGTCAATAATCTCGATGGGGCTGGACGAAAGCGGGGAGGCATGTTATACTCCCGGCGCTAGGCTCCCGCCTGGGCGGGAGCCTATCTCACACGCCTTCTGACCTGCCGGGGCGTGCCGTGTTCAGTGCGGTGCCGCGCAGGGACGAGGAAGGCGGAGGCCTAACGCGGAGGTACAAATGCCAACCGTTTCGATGAAAGTCATGTTGGAGAGCGGGGTGCATTTTGGGCATCGGACCAACAAAGCGCACCCCAAGATGAAGCCCTACATCTTCACCCAGCGCAACGGCGTTCACATCCTCAACCTGCAAATCACGCAAAAAGCCCTCAAGGAAGCCTACAACCTGGTGCGTGATACCGTGGCCAAGGGGGGGACGGTGCTCTTTGTGGGCACCAAGCGCCAGGCGCAGGAGACCATCGCCACGGAGGCGACTCGCTGTGGCATGCCCTATGTGAACTACCGCTGGTTGGGGGGAACCTTGACCAACTGGCGCACCATCTATCAACGCATCCGCAAACTGGAGGAGTTGGAGCGGCTGCGTGACAGCGGCCAGTTGGAACGCCTGCCTAAGAAAGAAGCCATTCGGGCGCAGCGGCTCATCGAGCGCCTGGAGGCGCGCCTGGGCGGTTTGCGCACCATGCAAGGCCTGGCCGACCTGCTGTTCGTGGTGGATGTCTGCCGCGAGGAGACGGCCATCAAGGAGGCCAATCGCCTGGAGATCCCCGTGATCGCCATGGTGGACAGCAACTGCGACCCCTCGCGTATCGATTATGTGATCCCAGCCAACGATGACGCCATTCGGTCCATCAAGTTGATCGTGGGGAAGATCGCCGATGCGGTGATCGAGGGCAAGAACCTGCGGGCCAAGGAGATGGAGGCCGAGGCGCAGGCGGCGGCCGAGGCGAAGGCCACGCGCCGAGAGGAGGAGCAGGCGGAGGAGTTGCCTGAAGATATGCTCCTGGGCGAGGCGACCCTGGCCAAAATCCAGCCGCAGGAAAAGGCGGTCGAGGAAGCGCCCGCTGCGGAAGAGGAAGCGGAGACCCCGGCTGAGGTTGAACCTCAAACCGAGGCCGCCAAAGAAGAACCCACCGAAGAGGCCAAGCCGGAGTCCGGTGAAGAATCCGCCGCCTGAGCGGGTCCCCTTTTCGTTGCTGGGCCTTTGACAATCTCACCGAAGGAACCGAGGGAATTGAAGATGAGCGTTTCGATGGAGTTGATCAAGCAATTGCGCGCCGAAACGGGCGCCGGAATCATGGATTGCCGCAAGGCGCTGGAAGAGGCCAACGGCGATCTGGGCAAGGCCAAGGAAATCTTGCGCCAGAAAGGGCTGGCCAAGGCGGCCAAGCGGGCCGAGCGCCAGGCTTCCGAAGGCGTGATCGAACTGTATTCCCACGGCAACGGTCGCGTGGGTGTGATGGTCGAGTTGAACTGCGAGACGGATTTCGTGGCCAAGGCGGAGAAGTTCCGCCACCTGGCGCACGAGTTGGCCCTGCAAATTGCGGCCATGTCCCCCAAGTATGTCTCCGAGAAGGACATCCCCGCGGAGGAATTGGAAGCCCTCAAACAGGGTTGGCGAGAGCAGGCGCTGGCCGAAGGCAAGCCCGAGCAGGTTATCGAGCGCATCGTCGAGGGTCGGCTGAAGAAGTTCTACGAAGAGGCCGTGCTCCTGCATCAGCCCTACATCCGCGACGACAACATGACGGTGCAGGATCTGGTGAATGATGTGGTGGTGGCCTTGGGCGAGAACATTGTGATCCGGCGGTTTACGCGTTGGGAAGTGGGTGAAACCAGTGCCCCGGAGAGTGACGCCCAGGAAGCCTGACCCTTCAGAGGCCAACCGCGCGGTTGGCCTCTTTTTCGTTCGTTGGCAGGAGGTCGGTATGTCTCCCCGATTGAAATATCACCGGGTTTTGCTAAAACTCAGCGGTGAAGCCCTGGCCCCACCCGACGGACGGGGGATTGACCCTGACGCCGCCGAATCCATTGCCCAGCGGGTGTGCGAGGTGCATCGTCTGGGCGTGCAGGTGGCGGTGGTCATCGGCGCGGGCAATCTGTGGCGGGGCCGCGAAGGGTTGAAACGCGGCATGGACCGGGCCACGGCGGATTACATGGGGATGCTGGGCACGGTGATCAACGCGCTGGCCCTGATGGATGCCATCGAGCGCGAAGGTGTGCCCGTGCGGGTGCAGACGGCCATCGAGATGCGTGCGGTGGCCGAGCCGTACATCCGTCGCCGCGCCCTGCGCCACCTGGAGAAGGGACGGGTGGTCATCTTTGGCGGCGGCACCGGCAACCCCTACTTCACCACCGACACCACGGCGGCGCTGCGGGCTATGGAGATAGGCGCCGATGTGCTCATCAAGGCGACCAAGGTGGACGGCGTGTACGACAGCGACCCGCGTACTAACCCCAACGCCAAGCGCTTCGACCGCCTGACCTACATGGAGGCGCTCAACCGCCGTCTGGAGGTCATGGATTCCACGGCGCTCTCGCTGTGCATGGACCACAATCTGTCCATTTTGGTGCTCAACTTATGGGATCCTGACGCCCTGCGCCAGGCGCTTTATGGTGAGCCGGTGGGGACCCTGGTCACGGCCGAATAGCCTTTCCAGGACCCGTAAGCGCGAACCGGGCCAGGAGGATTTCCTGGCCCGGTTTGTCGTCTCTCCGCCCGTGAAAGACGATTTCCTAATCCAGCCCGGCGCGGGTGTGAACGGTGCGCATCACCTCGGCGTAACGCGTTTCGGCTTGCTGGACGAGGGCGTGCACCTCGTCCAAGAGGGCCCTGGCCTCCTCCGCGGGCAAATCGAGGCTGTTGATGCGTACATTGAGGGTGGCGCCTGTCAGGGCGGCATGGGCCAGGGCGGCCGCGGTGCCGGCGTCGGTGACGGCGTTCAGGTTGCCGATGGCGGCCATTTGCCCAGCCAGGTCGAGCACTTCGGCGGCCAGGCGCGCCGTGCGCAGCGGCACCTGGGCCGCTTTGCGGGTGGCCTCCAGGATGGCCTGCTGGCGCGCGGCCTTTTGCTCCTCGGTGGCCTTGGGCAATCGGCGGGCGGCCATCACGGCCTCGAAAGCAGCGGCGTCCTCGCTCACCAGGGCTTCCAGTTCGCGCCGCACTTCCTCGGCGCGCTCGAGGATGGGCCACACCTGGGGTTCCACCGCCTTGTATTTCTTTTTGCCCACGGTCAGTCGCCCCACCATGGCCACCAGAGCCGCTCCTGCCGCCGCCGTATAGGCCGCGGCCGAACCGCCGCCCGGCGTGGGGGTGCCGGCTGCCAGTTCGTCCAGAAAGGTGGGCTCCGGCGTTTCGGGCAGGGGCTTTTCCTGCAGGGCGCTGTAGAGGCGGCGCTCCAGAATTTGCTCTGGCTCGAAGGCGTCCAGTTGCAGATACCAGCGGGCGGCCTCGATGAGGGCTTCCTGCGGGGCCAGACCCACCAGTTCGCTGTGATGCACGGCCACGCCGTAGCGCTGGGCTTCCCGGCGGATGAGTTCCACCACGCGGGCGATGGGGGTCTTACGGTAGTTGGTCAGGTTCATGGAAACCTGGGCGCGGCCTTCGACCAGCATGCCCAGGGCTTTGACATAACGCAACCCCCCCGAGGAATGGCGCACGGCGCGGGCGATCTTGCTGGCGATGCTCACATCGTCCGTGGTGAGGTACACATTGAAGGCGATGAGGGGATCGCGGGCGCCGATGACCGTGGCCCCGGCCGGGCCGACCCTGGCTGGACCGAAATCGGGGTCGCGGGCCGGGTGCTTGCCGATTTCCTCTTTGAGGGCCTCGTATTCGCCGCGGCGAATGTTCTCCAGGTTTTCCCGTTCGGGGCGGGTGGCGGCTTTTTCGTATAGGTAAACAGGGATGCCTAACTCCTCCCCCACCCGTTTGCCCAGGCGGCGGGCCATCTCGATGCATTCGGCCATGGTGACGCCCTCGATGGGCACGAAAGGCACCACATCCGTGGCTCCGATGCGCGGGTGCTCGCCTTCGTGCTGGTTCAGGTCGATGAGTTCGGCGGCCCTGGCGATGCCGCGGAAGGCCGCCTCGTCTACAGCCTCCGGCGGGCCCACGAAGGTGACCACCGTACGGTTGTGATCGGGATCCGAATGGCGGTCCAGCACGACCACGCCTTCCATCGAGGTGATGGCGTCCAGAATTTGCTCCACCACCTCCATCCGACGGCCTTCGGAAAAGTTGGGGATGCACTCCACCAGGCGTATGCTCATGGCTCACCTCGTTTTCTCAAGATGACGGGTGTACCTATCATACCATCGGTTGCCCGACCGAGGGCTTGCGGTACAATGGGGCAAATCTTTGAGGAGTGACGCGGATGGCGGAAAAACCTAAGATGAAGTTCCCCAACCGGAGCCTGGTGGAAGCGTTGACCCTGCGCGGTCGGCTCATCCTGCGCCTGCTGCGCGACCCGCGGGTGCCGTGGTATCTCAAATTGCTCCCCCTGGGGGCTATGGTGTATCTCATGGCGCCGGACCTGTTGCCGTTGAACCCTCTGGATGACACGGTGATCGTGGGGTTGGGGTTCTATCTGTTTGTGGAGTTGTGCCCCCGCGAGGTGGTGGACGAACACATGAAGGCCCTCAACCGCGTGGTGCCCGGCACCTGGCGGGAGGAATCCGAAACTGACCCTCTCCCACCCCCCAGAGGCTAAAGAGGGACGGCCTGACGACTCTGCACATACCCTTCGACCCAGAAAATGACCAGGGCCAGCCAGACCAGGCTGTAGCCCACCAGGTAGGTTGGGGTAAACGGTTCGTGATAGGCCAGCACACCCAGCAAAAACTGGAGGGTGGGCGCCAGGTATTGCAGGATGCCCACCACACTCAGGGGGACCCGTCGCACGGCCAGACCGAAAAAGACCAAGGGCACAGCGGTGACCGCTCCGGAGCCCAACATGAGCAGGTCAGCCGTGAGGCCCATATGGCCGAAGGCCCCTCGCCCTTGCAGTTCTTGCCAGAGGAGAAAGCCCGCGGCGGGGAGAAAGATGAGCCCGGTTTCCAGGGTTAGCCCGTCCAGGGCATCCAGCGGCGCGGTTTTGGTGACCAGACCGTAAAGGCCAAAGGTGGCTGTGAGGGCGAGGGCGATCCAGGGCAGGCGACCGTAGATCAGCGTCAGGTAGCCCACGCCCACGGTGGCCAGACCGATGGCCGTCCATTGCCACGGGCGCAGGCGTTCGCGCAGCACCACCAGCCCCAACAGCACGCTGAAGAGGGGGTTGATGAAGTAGCCCAGGCTGGCTTCCACAATGTAACCGTGGGTGACGGCCCAGACATAAGTGAGCCAGTTCCCGGCCAGCAGCAGGCCGGCCAGGGCGTAGGTGTGGACCACCCGCCCGTCACGCAGCAGAGGGCGTAAACGGTTCAGTTGACCCATGACGGTCAGCAAGAGCACCATGAAGACGAACGACCAGACAATGCGGTGGCCGATGAGTTGGATGGCGGGGATGCCTTCCAGTTGTTTCCAGTAAACAGGGAAAAGCCCCCACAGGAAGTAGGCCAGCAAGGCATAGATGTATCCCTGGTTCATCCCTCTCCTCCGAGCGATGGGCGAGGAAAGTTTACCACAAGGGGGCGAGATGAGGCGGGCGCGCAGGGTGACGCGGAAGGGTGGCCCTGTTCTGGGCTACAATAGGGGCAGTGCGTTGGGTTTTGCCGTTTGATGGAGGGAACGGATGCGTGGCTTATGGCTGGAACAGCAAACCCTGACCTATCGTGAAGACCTGCCCATCCCGGAGCCCGGCCCTGGTGAGGCGCTCCTTCGGGTGCGGCTGGCGGGCATCTGCGCCACAGACCTGGAGATGGTGCGTGGGTATTATCCCTTCACCGGCGTGCCCGGGCATGAGTTCGTGGGCGAGGTGGTCACCGCGCCCGAGGCCCCCGAGTGGGTGGGCCGGCGCGTGGTGGGCGAAATCAACCTTACCTGCGGAACCTGCCGCTTCTGCCGGAGGGGGATGCCCACGCATTGCGAGAACCGGACGGTGTTGGGCATCCTGGGCC harbors:
- a CDS encoding UMP kinase, whose amino-acid sequence is MSPRLKYHRVLLKLSGEALAPPDGRGIDPDAAESIAQRVCEVHRLGVQVAVVIGAGNLWRGREGLKRGMDRATADYMGMLGTVINALALMDAIEREGVPVRVQTAIEMRAVAEPYIRRRALRHLEKGRVVIFGGGTGNPYFTTDTTAALRAMEIGADVLIKATKVDGVYDSDPRTNPNAKRFDRLTYMEALNRRLEVMDSTALSLCMDHNLSILVLNLWDPDALRQALYGEPVGTLVTAE
- the rarD gene encoding EamA family transporter RarD, whose amino-acid sequence is MNQGYIYALLAYFLWGLFPVYWKQLEGIPAIQLIGHRIVWSFVFMVLLLTVMGQLNRLRPLLRDGRVVHTYALAGLLLAGNWLTYVWAVTHGYIVEASLGYFINPLFSVLLGLVVLRERLRPWQWTAIGLATVGVGYLTLIYGRLPWIALALTATFGLYGLVTKTAPLDALDGLTLETGLIFLPAAGFLLWQELQGRGAFGHMGLTADLLMLGSGAVTAVPLVFFGLAVRRVPLSVVGILQYLAPTLQFLLGVLAYHEPFTPTYLVGYSLVWLALVIFWVEGYVQSRQAVPL
- the ftcD gene encoding glutamate formimidoyltransferase — its product is MSIRLVECIPNFSEGRRMEVVEQILDAITSMEGVVVLDRHSDPDHNRTVVTFVGPPEAVDEAAFRGIARAAELIDLNQHEGEHPRIGATDVVPFVPIEGVTMAECIEMARRLGKRVGEELGIPVYLYEKAATRPERENLENIRRGEYEALKEEIGKHPARDPDFGPARVGPAGATVIGARDPLIAFNVYLTTDDVSIASKIARAVRHSSGGLRYVKALGMLVEGRAQVSMNLTNYRKTPIARVVELIRREAQRYGVAVHHSELVGLAPQEALIEAARWYLQLDAFEPEQILERRLYSALQEKPLPETPEPTFLDELAAGTPTPGGGSAAAYTAAAGAALVAMVGRLTVGKKKYKAVEPQVWPILERAEEVRRELEALVSEDAAAFEAVMAARRLPKATEEQKAARQQAILEATRKAAQVPLRTARLAAEVLDLAGQMAAIGNLNAVTDAGTAAALAHAALTGATLNVRINSLDLPAEEARALLDEVHALVQQAETRYAEVMRTVHTRAGLD
- the rpsB gene encoding 30S ribosomal protein S2, which produces MPTVSMKVMLESGVHFGHRTNKAHPKMKPYIFTQRNGVHILNLQITQKALKEAYNLVRDTVAKGGTVLFVGTKRQAQETIATEATRCGMPYVNYRWLGGTLTNWRTIYQRIRKLEELERLRDSGQLERLPKKEAIRAQRLIERLEARLGGLRTMQGLADLLFVVDVCREETAIKEANRLEIPVIAMVDSNCDPSRIDYVIPANDDAIRSIKLIVGKIADAVIEGKNLRAKEMEAEAQAAAEAKATRREEEQAEELPEDMLLGEATLAKIQPQEKAVEEAPAAEEEAETPAEVEPQTEAAKEEPTEEAKPESGEESAA
- the tsf gene encoding translation elongation factor Ts, with the protein product MSVSMELIKQLRAETGAGIMDCRKALEEANGDLGKAKEILRQKGLAKAAKRAERQASEGVIELYSHGNGRVGVMVELNCETDFVAKAEKFRHLAHELALQIAAMSPKYVSEKDIPAEELEALKQGWREQALAEGKPEQVIERIVEGRLKKFYEEAVLLHQPYIRDDNMTVQDLVNDVVVALGENIVIRRFTRWEVGETSAPESDAQEA